The Polypterus senegalus isolate Bchr_013 chromosome 10, ASM1683550v1, whole genome shotgun sequence genomic interval atttttttttttttttgtgcaggtggagacaaaatcattggtGGCCATGAAGCAAGGCCCCACAGTCACCCTTACATGGCCTTCTTGTATTTACAAAAGGGAGAGAATTCTGAACAATGTGGGGGATTTCTCATTCGTGAAGACTTTGTCTTGACTGCAGCCCACTGTGATGCTGGGTAAGAGTTTAAGTGACCTAGTTACAAAGCTGAACTATTTATCAGTCAGCCAGTATGGTTTTAGGGCACCAGAATGggttctctgctctttacatggctcttttaggTGGCTCACTATCCTTACATGGACTGGTCAACATTGCCACTCTAAATGGAATTCTGTTTACGACTTTGCaagtttgctgtttttataggctccCCTGAAGTTAGCTGTGAAGCTGCTCATTTTCACGAttgaatgccagctcatactatggGTGACACATTTCTGCTTGGTGAAACTTGTCAGTGTCATAACATAGCCATTCCTTTGAAGTTGCTACTCCCACTGGTCACTTCCAACTCCTTGAAATGGCACACAATAATTGCGGGGTGGTTTCTGTTGCAGTCATGCAGCTGGTAACAAAAGCGCATCAGCAGGACTCTTGAGTGCTTTGTTGTCAGATGGCACAGATGGGATGTTGAGCGCTGCACTGCCATAAAAGTACAGAAGAGATGTCCAACTAGCTGAACCTACTTGTGTGGAGCTGCAAATGTTTTCAATTATTGAATTGATGCTGCAAGCTGTGTTTGAggagtcagatttataaaacttgcatacacacaaaaagaggctcgAAATGTGTGTATGGAAATTCCCACACACTTGctggtattaataaaataaaaattgacaagAGAACAagcatatatttatggcaactccgTCCAGGTGTAGAGAATGTCATagtgaaactgggaaatgatggcaCTAACGATGAATTAcaagaatacagtgatccctcgctatatcgcgcttcgactttcgcggcttcactccatcgtggattttaaatataagcatatctaaatatatataacagatttttcactggttcgcggatttctgcgggcaatgggtcttttaatttatggtacatgcttcctcagtttgtttgcccagttgatttcatacaagggacgctattggcggatggctgagaagttacccaatcagagcatgtattacatattaaataaaactcatcaatgatatacgatatgcttcctgtgcggtaAGTTCTAacaacacgtattgatttttgattgcttgcttttctcagtctctctcactctctctgacattctctgctcctgacggagggggtgtgagcagaggggctgtttgcacagaggctgtttgcttagaagatatggaggctcttctaaaaaatgctgaaagactaccttcacattgatcccttccttgcggccACTTTatcggtgcttcgcacacttaaaagcccaacagccctattgatttttgattgtttacttttatctcactttgtctctctctctctctctctctctctgacattctctgctcctgacggcgctcgtttgaagagaagatacgtttgcattcttttaattctgagaaagaactgtcatctctgtcttgtcatggagcacagtttaaacctttgactaaagggtgttatttcatgtctatagggctctaatagtgttaaaaaaacatatttagaaggtcgtaaacaggttttctatgctctaactgcgaaaatattagatttataaataaagaatcctactttgtggaaattcatttatcgcggtagagtctggaacagattaactgcgataaacgagggtttactgtataactgtgcagagaatatttataaacagtgtgggagagtttctaagggtttaaaatgtataaaaataaccatacaaacatatggtttctacttcgtggattttcatctatcgtggggggttctggaacgcaacccccgtgatcgaggagggattactgtacagccaaaccagctaaatgataacTCATCTGTATAATATTTCactaagtccatccatccatccattatccaacctgccatatcctaactacagtgtcaagggggtctgctggagccaatcctagcaaacacagggcgcaaagcaggaaacaaaccccaggcagtgtgccagcccaccgcagggcacacacacccacacaccaagcacacactagggacaatttagaatctccaatacacctaacctgcatgtttttgaactgtgggaggaaaccggagcaccaggaggaaacacacgcagacacagggagaacatgcagactccacacagggagaacccaggaagcaaacccaggtctcttaactgcgaggcagcagcactaccactacaccTCCATGCCGCCCTATTACCaagtcattattataatgtgcattgatatGAAAAACATTAGGACTCAAAAATTTTGAATGTGATGTACACTCATTTGTAGTTTCCTTTTAAGAaggccaatgctgtgtattttcacttaagattctttttttttatatcgaTTACCTGTTGTCGGTTCTAAGGATCAGAAACCAAAGCACCATAAATACACAGACGTGATTCACTCCCCGCGTACAGAAAGCTCTAAATCACATGACCTGCAGCCCATTTATAGTCTAATGGTTTGACACAACATGGCTTGTTTGCACTGTTTGAAGACAAATGGCAAATGGCAAATGGTCACATATGAAGAAAATGAGCCTTTTGGACCAGTCGTATATTTTttgcccatgatgatgactggcttatgaGCCGATTTAACCTTTCATTTAACATTGCAGGCTTGAATCATCTCTGATGAGGGTCATTTGCCAGTTCATACTATGGGAGACTCATCTCTAGCTAATGCAACTTGTCAGCATTGTTACAGTATGCAGGTCCAGAATCCTCTGTGTGACAGAAGTGTAGCAAATGAAGCATCCAAAGCATTAactgaaatgtgtgtgtttgtcctgtgctTGTAAAACATTTCTCAATTCACTGTTTGTGCTGCTTTTCACAGAAATATCAAAGTTGTCCTTGGGGGTCATTGTATTACCTGTCAAGAAGAATCCCAGCAGGTGATAAATGTGATAAAGAGAGTCCTTCACCCAAAGTATCGCACATTGAATCATGACATTATGCTGCTGAAGGTAAAAACAATTCTCACTGCCCACTGCCTGGTCTCCTGATTACCAACCTGTGATGCTCTGCAATTGATAGCATCTGATAATCAatgattaatttactttttttttttttttttgttcttgtagcTGGAAAAGAATGCCACCCTTAATAATAATGTCACCCTGCTGCCAATTCCTCCAAAGTACTTCAGGATCCCACCTGGCACAATCTGCTCCATTGCTGGTTGGGGTGCTACTAGCCATTTCCCAGTCCAGCAAAATGGCAGACTACAGGAAACCAACGTGACATTGCTGAACTGGGATGAGTGCAAGGACCAATATGGCAAGGTTTTCACCTACAAAATGCTCTGTGCGGGAAACGCAGAACACGAGGCTTATGAGGTATACTACAGTTTTCAGAGCACTAATTACACAGTCTGTATTTTTGGATGCTTAGATAAGAAAGAATCGCTTTTATACAAGCTGACAACAGATCATTTTGAATACTGCAGGTTTATCTTTTAATTCCTTAAGTCTATTTGTGTAACGCAAGTTTTGGAGATCGCTATTGGGAGAGGTGATCATGGTGCGAAATGTAGAAGAGGCGCAGCCCCCCCCAAATGAGGTTCAAGCTCCCCTGAAAGCATCACTTATGAATTTGTGATCAGAAGAGCTCTACAAGTTTTAAAATTGacaatataaattataatttaaagtaaattaaaatcacCACCTCCAAAATGGTCAAGGTTAGGGTTGTTAGATATCCGGCCAACCTCTTTTAGGTCTCATGTCCTCCTTCCAGCAGGCACTGCTAAAAAACCTGCAAAAGGTCGGGCTTATACATCAATCCATTAATTGGGCTTAACTACTAGAAATAAACTTTTGTGCACCCATCCCAAAAACCTCTGTGTCCTCCTTTGTCCTCCTTTCCTGCCTTAAATGTCCTGCTTTGCCTACTCTGGTATCAGGTTAacccaaacaacaacaacatttatttatatagcacattttcagcatttatagctcaaagtgctttacataatgaagaatagaaaaataagagacacagtaagaaaataaaacaagtcaacattaattaacatagaataagagtaaggtccaatggccaggggggacagaaaaaacaaaaaaactccagacggccggagaaaaaaataaaatctgcagggattccaggccatgagaccacccaatTCCCTCTgtgcaatctacctaacataaatgaaacagtcctctttgtatttatggttttcacggaaggacttgatgatgatcacgtggacttctggcttttagtccatcaatgctggggcatcatggtgctttgagtgggttggtggtggcgcaggctgccaccacagagaaaccggaaaaagaaacaagagttccactgtattagcctggcaagttccttttggcaggctattccagattttaggtgcataacagcagaaggccgcctcaccacttcttttaagtttagcttttggaattgtaaagagacactcatttgatgatctaagattacgatttgcaatatagggtgtcagacattccgatatataagatggagcgagattatttaaggctttgtaaactatcagaagaattttaaagtcaattctgaaagacacaggtaaccagtgtagtgaaatcaaaactggagaaatgtgtttcgGATTTTCtcttcctagttaggattctagcagctgcattctgcactcgttgcaaatgatttatgtcttttcatGTAGATCTTCCCCAAATGCCATGGTATAATTCACAACTGGAGATAGACTATCAAGATGAGATGTACACCAGCCCTGCCTTCTGTATGATAGATGGGGGGTCAGGCTTTGAAACCAAAGTTTATAACCTAAGGCTTCTGTTTTGCAGGGAGATTCCGGTGGTCCCTTGGTGTGCAGAGGACTAGCATCGGGTATTGTATCCTTCACATCTGTGATAAGGGGACAAGCCACAGTcttcacaaatgtgtacacataCAGGGACTGGATCAAGAAGG includes:
- the LOC120537596 gene encoding mast cell protease 1A-like, with translation MSLVHNPSLQQHCFTMKTYATFCILLVCFQLAGGDKIIGGHEARPHSHPYMAFLYLQKGENSEQCGGFLIREDFVLTAAHCDAGNIKVVLGGHCITCQEESQQVINVIKRVLHPKYRTLNHDIMLLKLEKNATLNNNVTLLPIPPKYFRIPPGTICSIAGWGATSHFPVQQNGRLQETNVTLLNWDECKDQYGKVFTYKMLCAGNAEHEAYEGDSGGPLVCRGLASGIVSFTSVIRGQATVFTNVYTYRDWIKKVLESN